A DNA window from Leptolyngbya sp. KIOST-1 contains the following coding sequences:
- a CDS encoding DUF6765 family protein → MQIDFHHGVTYVCARLAGFDHGEASIVAHSAQYVDDSTQAGLIRFDNGAMFDRISSAHKMLDYRNFKELANCKVWIPFHFLPGNGGLPAGQDPPGSFIEKLICRPNSPVAQAMVRECIEQRYRSYGLHRLGITLHVFADTWAHQGFAGVSHEINSARDLVDGNNQPDQSLMNRLKGFFIGGALPLGHGTVLSNPDRPYLRWGYTNGRGEKIYRDNPKDYLEAADEMCRAMQRYRAGDPNAAVSGLPEADRAKIAALLETTYGEGDSRHRQWIAHIARGSFSFGAAEIGYIARGVGSWKQQALGAMGESDGQRPALGQRKESRLAYSPKFLTSNWKLFHDALRAHHFYIIHDLLPQYGICVA, encoded by the coding sequence ATGCAAATTGATTTTCACCACGGAGTCACTTATGTCTGTGCCCGTCTGGCTGGGTTTGACCATGGCGAAGCCAGCATTGTGGCCCACAGCGCCCAGTATGTGGACGACTCAACCCAGGCCGGGCTCATTCGCTTTGACAACGGGGCCATGTTTGATCGCATCAGCTCGGCCCACAAAATGCTCGACTACCGCAACTTCAAAGAGCTGGCCAACTGCAAGGTGTGGATTCCGTTTCATTTTTTGCCCGGTAATGGCGGTCTGCCGGCGGGGCAAGACCCACCGGGCAGCTTCATCGAAAAGCTCATCTGCCGTCCCAATAGCCCGGTGGCCCAGGCCATGGTGCGCGAGTGCATTGAGCAGCGCTACCGCAGCTACGGCCTGCACCGCCTAGGCATCACCCTGCACGTGTTTGCCGATACCTGGGCCCACCAGGGCTTTGCCGGGGTCAGCCACGAGATCAACAGTGCCCGCGACCTGGTGGATGGCAACAACCAACCCGACCAGAGTCTGATGAACCGCTTGAAGGGCTTTTTCATTGGTGGAGCGCTGCCGCTGGGTCACGGCACCGTGCTGAGCAATCCGGACAGGCCCTACCTGCGCTGGGGCTACACCAACGGTCGGGGTGAAAAAATTTACCGCGACAACCCCAAGGACTATCTCGAAGCCGCCGACGAAATGTGCCGAGCCATGCAGCGCTATCGGGCGGGCGACCCCAATGCCGCTGTGTCCGGGTTGCCCGAGGCCGACCGGGCGAAAATTGCGGCGCTGCTGGAAACCACCTATGGCGAAGGTGACAGCCGCCACCGGCAGTGGATAGCCCACATTGCCAGGGGCAGCTTTAGCTTTGGTGCCGCCGAGATCGGCTACATTGCCCGCGGCGTCGGGTCCTGGAAGCAGCAGGCGCTGGGAGCGATGGGAGAGAGCGATGGTCAACGACCGGCCTTAGGCCAACGCAAGGAATCGCGCCTGGCCTACTCGCCCAAGTTTTTAACCAGCAACTGGAAGCTGTTTCACGATGCGCTGCGGGCCCACCACTTTTACATCATTCATGACCTGCTGCCGCAGTATGGCATTTGCGTGGCGTAG
- the thyX gene encoding FAD-dependent thymidylate synthase codes for MDRFTVEVISQTPNPQQTMYAAMHQDYAEGFVAHDRNTWPSEERCGEILVTSLLKGGRGHYGPLEHPQIVFNVGWFPHSTMQQIRTHRVGVSFDVQSFRYTGQRILDVVEGKREVEEVFYLRPLGYYSDRQGKKYEYTAEARQQDLDWCRSASRRYKERIDQGFAEEHARGLIPFDIRQHWVMSANVRSVMHLLDLRWKADAQLEAQKMCEEIWPHFAAWVPAIAAWYEENRLKKARLAP; via the coding sequence ATGGATCGCTTCACCGTTGAGGTTATTTCCCAGACCCCAAACCCTCAGCAGACCATGTACGCCGCCATGCACCAGGACTATGCCGAGGGCTTTGTGGCGCACGATCGCAACACCTGGCCCAGCGAGGAGCGCTGCGGCGAAATTTTGGTCACCAGCCTGCTGAAGGGCGGGCGCGGCCACTACGGCCCCCTGGAGCACCCGCAGATTGTATTTAACGTGGGCTGGTTTCCCCACAGCACTATGCAGCAGATCCGAACTCACAGAGTCGGCGTCAGTTTCGATGTTCAGTCTTTCCGTTATACAGGCCAGCGCATTCTGGACGTGGTGGAGGGCAAGCGGGAGGTGGAAGAGGTGTTTTACCTGCGGCCCCTGGGCTACTACAGCGATCGCCAGGGCAAGAAGTACGAGTACACCGCCGAGGCCCGCCAGCAGGATCTCGACTGGTGCCGGTCGGCCAGCCGCCGCTACAAAGAGCGCATCGACCAGGGTTTTGCCGAGGAGCACGCCCGGGGGTTGATTCCCTTTGACATTCGCCAGCACTGGGTGATGTCGGCCAATGTGCGATCGGTGATGCACCTGCTGGATCTGCGCTGGAAGGCCGATGCCCAGCTGGAGGCCCAAAAAATGTGTGAAGAAATCTGGCCCCACTTTGCCGCCTGGGTTCCAGCGATCGCCGCCTGGTACGAAGAAAACCGGCTCAAAAAAGCGCGGCTGGCACCCTAA
- a CDS encoding IS630 family transposase (programmed frameshift): protein MAKPYSLDLRQKVINAIELDGMKKSEASVVFGISRNTIDLWLKRKAATGSLAPQVTSRARRQGRITDWDGFRAFAEQHRHKTQTEMAECWPGPMSQRTISRALGAIGWTRKKTYGYRQRDEHKRQAFIAKVPESRARHLVYVDESGMDERDAYGYGYAPAGARCYDLKSGQRGRRVNMIAGYRGHQLIAPFTVEGACNRTVFETWLETCLIPELCPGDWVVLDNATFHHGGRIAELIESAGCEVVYLPPYSPDLNRIEKCWGWLKSRIRKALPHDDGLRAAIEAVLKQAVS, encoded by the exons ATGGCCAAACCCTACAGCCTCGATTTGCGACAAAAGGTCATCAACGCCATCGAACTGGATGGGATGAAGAAGAGCGAAGCCAGTGTTGTTTTTGGGATCAGTCGCAACACCATCGACTTGTGGCTCAAGCGTAAAGCCGCCACTGGCAGCCTAGCGCCTCAGGTCACCTCAAGGGCCCGCCGCCAAGGGCGAATTACCGATTGGGACGGGTTTCGCGCTTTTGCCGAGCAGCATCGTCATAAGACCCAGACGGAGATGGCGGAGTGTTGGCCCGGCCCGATGAGTCAACGCACCATCTCACGGGCCTTAGGCGCCATCGGCTGGACTCGA AAAAAGACCTACGGCTACCGTCAGCGAGACGAGCACAAGCGACAGGCGTTCATAGCCAAAGTTCCTGAGTCTAGGGCTCGGCATCTGGTCTACGTGGATGAGTCGGGAATGGATGAGCGTGATGCCTACGGATACGGCTATGCCCCAGCAGGAGCGCGGTGCTATGACCTTAAATCCGGGCAACGCGGTAGGCGCGTCAACATGATCGCCGGGTATCGGGGGCATCAACTCATCGCGCCGTTTACCGTCGAAGGGGCGTGTAACCGCACCGTCTTTGAAACCTGGTTGGAGACCTGCTTGATTCCAGAGTTGTGTCCTGGAGACTGGGTGGTGCTGGATAATGCCACCTTTCATCATGGCGGGCGCATTGCCGAATTGATTGAATCGGCAGGCTGTGAGGTGGTTTATCTCCCACCGTACTCCCCTGACCTAAATCGCATTGAAAAGTGCTGGGGGTGGTTGAAAAGCCGGATCCGAAAAGCCCTCCCCCACGACGATGGCCTGCGGGCCGCTATTGAGGCTGTCCTCAAGCAAGCGGTGTCCTAA
- a CDS encoding mechanosensitive ion channel family protein, with translation MPPGVSFPRWLARFVCGLVLAAVLHGWGAAPGLAQANATEPVLLDGLFLFNVPAAGDLTAVERALAIQTNLDPLIDSPELVAVQAEIRRVEGGNGVAQSSNPVIFAGDRYIMTVTSADAQVGGASSPEAQAEQWVNAIDAALTQAYRDRQEGFLGRALAKSLAALAAALALYWLTGWLWQCWLGPFLNRFAISAIDPDNPEHQTSGLNLLFRVSLFLVRCAILFAAVAYIANLFPLTRRISFRVTQSLREGLLDQSVMLGNRSYSLLGLLLLVAVLLTMIVVASALTNVLRLRLLRATGISLAAQEAIAVLSKYTLILLGTVVVLQLWGIDLSSIALIASGLGIGVGLGLQGLVKDFVSGLVLVFERPVQVGDFVDFGEIKGTVARIGSRSTEIRTLDQVSMIVPNSRFLETEVVNWSHGNPVSRIRLPVGVSYKSDPQMVKVALLEACQKNQEILSAPSPQVFFLGFGDSALRFELLVWIAQPSRQLVIKSDLYFAIEASLRRHELEVPFPQRDLHLRSSYLPLELSPEVQELLRHLNGRTDEP, from the coding sequence ATGCCTCCAGGAGTGTCCTTTCCACGCTGGTTAGCCCGCTTCGTCTGCGGTCTGGTCCTGGCGGCGGTGCTGCATGGATGGGGGGCAGCCCCAGGATTGGCCCAGGCCAACGCAACCGAACCGGTGCTCCTCGACGGGCTGTTTCTGTTCAACGTACCCGCCGCTGGTGATCTGACGGCGGTAGAGCGCGCCCTGGCCATCCAAACCAACTTGGATCCGCTGATCGACAGTCCTGAGCTGGTCGCGGTGCAGGCCGAAATTCGCCGCGTAGAGGGCGGTAACGGCGTGGCCCAGAGCAGCAATCCAGTGATTTTCGCAGGCGATCGCTACATCATGACGGTGACCAGTGCCGATGCCCAGGTGGGGGGAGCCAGCAGTCCCGAGGCCCAGGCTGAGCAATGGGTTAACGCCATCGATGCCGCCCTGACCCAGGCCTACCGCGATCGCCAGGAGGGCTTTTTGGGGCGGGCGCTAGCCAAATCCCTGGCCGCCCTGGCCGCGGCCCTGGCGCTGTACTGGCTGACTGGATGGCTCTGGCAGTGCTGGCTAGGGCCTTTTTTAAATCGATTTGCCATCTCCGCCATCGACCCAGACAACCCCGAGCACCAGACCTCCGGGCTCAACCTGCTGTTTCGAGTGTCGCTGTTTTTGGTGCGCTGCGCCATCCTGTTTGCGGCAGTAGCCTACATTGCCAACCTGTTCCCACTCACGCGCCGGATTAGCTTTCGAGTCACCCAGAGCCTGCGCGAGGGGCTGCTGGATCAGAGTGTGATGTTGGGCAACCGCTCCTACTCACTGCTGGGGCTGCTGCTGCTGGTGGCGGTGCTGCTGACCATGATCGTTGTGGCCAGCGCCCTGACCAATGTGCTGCGGCTGCGGCTGCTGCGGGCTACGGGCATCAGCCTGGCGGCCCAGGAGGCGATCGCGGTGCTCTCTAAGTACACCCTGATCTTGCTGGGCACCGTGGTCGTTCTCCAACTCTGGGGCATCGACCTCAGCTCCATTGCCCTGATCGCCAGCGGTCTGGGGATTGGGGTGGGCCTGGGTCTCCAGGGGCTGGTCAAAGACTTCGTCAGCGGACTGGTACTGGTGTTTGAGCGGCCAGTGCAGGTGGGCGACTTTGTTGACTTTGGTGAGATCAAAGGCACCGTCGCCCGCATTGGTTCGCGCAGCACCGAAATTCGCACCCTAGATCAGGTGTCGATGATTGTGCCCAACTCCCGCTTTTTAGAAACCGAAGTGGTCAACTGGAGTCACGGCAATCCGGTGTCGCGCATTCGCCTGCCGGTAGGGGTGTCCTACAAGAGCGACCCCCAAATGGTCAAAGTCGCCCTGCTCGAAGCCTGCCAAAAAAACCAGGAAATTCTCTCGGCCCCATCGCCCCAGGTTTTTTTCCTGGGCTTTGGCGACAGCGCCCTCAGATTTGAGCTGCTGGTGTGGATAGCCCAGCCCAGCCGTCAGCTGGTAATTAAGAGCGACCTGTACTTTGCGATCGAAGCCAGTCTGCGTCGCCACGAACTAGAAGTACCCTTTCCCCAGCGCGATTTGCACCTGCGCTCCAGCTATCTACCGCTTGAGCTTTCGCCTGAGGTGCAGGAGTTACTGCGACATCTAAACGGTAGGACCGACGAGCCCTAG
- a CDS encoding E3 ubiquitin ligase family protein, whose product MAIAGIIFIVAGAVLWWVQNRQQRRCNQIKLARASKSTDLEAMATAISKEIGGGDWRDYVWLWGTPKPSTPLLSEFKQVPCVSYTSTVVREYEETVREKDSSGNVTTRTQRGSETVSDHQQRIPFELVDAAGQVQVNPEGANIESVEVLNDFRPGAPAGGMLSYGPFSLVLGGDGGGSRRTLGYRYRESVLPLDRPVLVVGTASDRIGSVAIEQPTQPDQPYIITTRSHDALAKSVGQSAQIALWSMVACFGLGAVLLLAALLS is encoded by the coding sequence ATGGCGATCGCAGGCATTATTTTTATTGTCGCTGGGGCCGTGCTCTGGTGGGTGCAAAACCGCCAGCAGCGCCGCTGTAACCAGATCAAGCTGGCCCGTGCCTCCAAGAGCACCGACCTGGAGGCTATGGCCACCGCTATTTCCAAGGAAATTGGTGGCGGTGACTGGCGCGACTACGTGTGGCTGTGGGGCACCCCCAAACCCTCGACCCCGCTGCTCTCAGAATTTAAGCAGGTGCCCTGCGTCAGCTATACCAGCACCGTGGTGCGCGAGTACGAAGAAACCGTGCGCGAAAAAGACAGCAGCGGCAACGTGACCACCCGCACCCAGCGCGGTTCAGAGACCGTCAGCGATCACCAGCAGCGGATTCCCTTTGAGCTGGTGGATGCGGCTGGACAGGTGCAGGTGAATCCTGAAGGAGCCAACATTGAATCGGTAGAGGTGCTCAACGACTTTCGCCCTGGGGCTCCCGCCGGGGGCATGCTCTCCTACGGGCCGTTTTCGCTGGTGCTGGGCGGCGATGGCGGCGGCTCCCGACGAACCCTGGGCTACCGCTACAGAGAATCCGTGCTGCCCCTCGATCGCCCGGTGCTGGTTGTGGGCACCGCCAGCGACCGCATCGGCAGCGTCGCCATTGAGCAGCCCACCCAGCCCGACCAGCCCTACATCATCACCACCCGATCCCACGACGCCCTGGCCAAGAGCGTGGGCCAGAGTGCCCAAATCGCCCTCTGGTCTATGGTGGCCTGCTTTGGGCTGGGAGCAGTGCTGCTGCTGGCCGCCCTGCTCAGCTAA
- the acsF gene encoding magnesium-protoporphyrin IX monomethyl ester (oxidative) cyclase — protein sequence MVDSLKKPEFQEIRPGVKAPAKDTILTPRFYTTDFDEMAAMDISVNEDELLAILEEFRADYNRHHFVRSDVFEKSWDSISGETRQLFVEFLERSCTAEFSGFLLYKELGRRLKGKNPVLAECFDLMSRDEARHAGFLNKAMSDFNLQLDLGFLTKSKDYTFFKPKFIFYATYLSEKIGYWRYITIFRHLESHPENEIYPIFRFFENWCQDENRHGDFFSALMKAQPEILNDWKAKLWCRFFLLSVFATMYLNDLQRSGFYASLGLDARQYDIEVIEKTNETAGRVFPVTLNVDHPSFFQRLDAAAAANAKLTKIAESNQPKPLKTLQKLPHIAAIGWQLVQLYFLKPIDTTAVRGQVR from the coding sequence ATGGTAGATTCCCTTAAAAAACCTGAATTTCAAGAGATTCGCCCAGGGGTAAAGGCTCCCGCCAAAGACACCATTCTCACCCCTCGGTTCTACACCACCGACTTCGACGAGATGGCCGCCATGGACATCTCCGTCAACGAAGACGAGCTGCTCGCCATTCTGGAAGAGTTCCGGGCCGACTACAACCGCCACCACTTCGTGCGCAGTGATGTCTTTGAAAAGTCCTGGGACTCCATCAGCGGTGAAACCCGGCAGTTGTTCGTGGAATTTCTGGAGCGCTCCTGCACCGCCGAGTTCTCTGGCTTTTTGCTCTATAAAGAGCTGGGTCGTCGCCTCAAGGGCAAAAACCCGGTGCTGGCCGAGTGCTTTGATCTGATGTCCCGCGACGAAGCGCGTCACGCGGGCTTCCTCAACAAAGCCATGTCGGACTTCAACCTGCAGCTCGACCTGGGCTTTTTGACCAAGAGCAAGGACTACACCTTCTTCAAGCCCAAGTTCATCTTCTACGCCACCTACCTCTCCGAGAAGATTGGCTACTGGCGCTACATCACCATCTTCCGCCACCTCGAATCCCACCCCGAGAACGAGATCTACCCGATCTTCCGCTTCTTTGAGAACTGGTGCCAGGACGAAAACCGCCACGGCGACTTCTTCTCCGCCCTGATGAAGGCCCAGCCGGAAATTCTCAACGATTGGAAGGCCAAGCTGTGGTGCCGCTTCTTCCTGCTGTCGGTGTTTGCCACCATGTACCTTAACGACCTCCAGCGCAGCGGCTTCTACGCCTCGCTGGGTCTAGATGCGCGGCAGTACGACATCGAAGTGATTGAGAAAACCAACGAAACCGCGGGCCGGGTGTTCCCCGTCACGCTCAACGTTGACCACCCCAGCTTCTTCCAGCGGCTGGATGCGGCCGCCGCGGCCAACGCCAAGCTGACCAAAATTGCCGAGTCGAACCAGCCCAAACCGCTGAAGACCCTGCAAAAACTGCCCCACATTGCCGCCATCGGCTGGCAGCTGGTGCAGCTCTACTTCCTCAAGCCCATCGACACCACCGCAGTGCGGGGTCAGGTGCGCTAG
- a CDS encoding DUF3177 family protein — MLEPSLLRALVWTDYRLAVLFTVFLPLVLLIWAFVQKNEAIQHLLTIYWKVASLLMITVYLMIGGFSISFVAGLMARVLIPLSLWFWVDLNEEIREQPGSVLKLLFSAWRWAVTLYNIIGGAILLGFVPCAFSAARFGAADCQVWLEPPLLYREYFHAGYTSGFLGFFGILGLAIYVASLAWFVFVRLGKQGRQAIN; from the coding sequence ATGTTAGAACCTTCGCTGCTGCGCGCCCTTGTGTGGACCGACTACCGCCTTGCCGTCCTGTTTACGGTATTTCTGCCGCTGGTGCTGTTGATCTGGGCCTTTGTGCAAAAGAACGAAGCCATTCAGCACCTGCTGACGATCTACTGGAAGGTGGCGAGTCTGCTGATGATCACCGTCTACCTGATGATTGGCGGCTTTAGCATTAGCTTTGTGGCCGGGCTGATGGCGCGGGTGCTGATTCCGCTATCGCTGTGGTTTTGGGTTGACCTCAACGAAGAAATTCGCGAGCAGCCGGGGTCGGTGCTCAAGCTCCTCTTTAGCGCCTGGCGCTGGGCGGTGACGCTGTATAACATCATTGGCGGGGCGATTTTGCTGGGCTTTGTGCCCTGCGCCTTCTCGGCGGCGCGGTTTGGAGCCGCCGATTGCCAGGTGTGGCTGGAGCCGCCGCTGCTGTACAGGGAGTACTTTCACGCTGGCTATACCAGCGGCTTTTTGGGTTTCTTTGGCATTTTGGGCCTGGCTATCTACGTGGCTTCGCTGGCCTGGTTTGTGTTTGTGCGCCTGGGCAAGCAGGGGCGGCAGGCGATTAACTAG
- the glmU gene encoding bifunctional UDP-N-acetylglucosamine diphosphorylase/glucosamine-1-phosphate N-acetyltransferase GlmU: MVAVAILAAGRGTRMKSSLPKVLHSVGGKSMVERVIDGLAELRPSHTLIVVGFGQDQVKAALAHIPGLTFVEQKEQLGTGHAVQQVIPYLEGFDGDLLVLNGDVPLLRAETIQHLVSTHQQNSNAATLLTAQFKDPTGYGRVFCTDQNLITEIVEHRDCSPAQRQNPRINAGVYCFNWAKLMMVLPHLSADNDQQEYYLTDVVKDLSPAMAVDVADSQEIFGINSRKQLAEAYAILQDRIKDHWMAAGVTLIDPDSTTIDTTVRLEPDVVIEPQTHLRGNTAVGAGSRIGPGSLIEDSQIGANATVAFSVVSESTVGSGARVGPYAHLRGAAIVGDNCRIGNFVEIKKSTLGAGTNVAHLSYLGDATLGTKVNVGAGTITANYDGFKKHQTVIGDRTKTGSNSVLVAPVTIGNDVTIAAGSVVRKDAPDNCLVVSRAPQKNHEGWQPRHLREGEK, from the coding sequence ATGGTCGCTGTCGCCATTCTTGCCGCTGGGCGCGGCACCCGTATGAAATCGAGTTTGCCCAAGGTGCTGCACTCAGTAGGGGGCAAATCGATGGTAGAACGGGTGATCGACGGCCTAGCCGAGCTAAGGCCGAGCCACACGCTGATTGTGGTCGGTTTCGGCCAAGATCAGGTCAAAGCAGCCCTGGCCCACATCCCCGGCCTCACCTTTGTGGAGCAGAAAGAGCAGCTTGGCACTGGCCATGCCGTGCAGCAGGTGATCCCTTACCTGGAAGGGTTCGACGGCGACCTGCTGGTGCTCAACGGCGATGTGCCCCTGCTGCGCGCCGAAACGATTCAACACCTGGTGAGCACCCACCAGCAAAACAGCAACGCCGCCACCCTGCTCACGGCCCAGTTTAAGGATCCCACCGGCTACGGGCGGGTCTTCTGTACCGACCAGAACCTGATTACCGAAATTGTCGAGCACCGCGACTGTAGCCCGGCCCAGCGCCAGAACCCGCGCATCAACGCCGGGGTCTACTGCTTCAACTGGGCCAAGCTGATGATGGTGCTGCCCCACCTCAGCGCCGACAACGACCAGCAGGAGTACTACCTCACCGACGTGGTCAAAGACCTCAGCCCTGCCATGGCCGTCGATGTGGCCGACAGTCAAGAAATCTTTGGCATCAACAGCCGCAAGCAACTGGCCGAAGCCTACGCCATTCTGCAAGACCGCATCAAAGATCACTGGATGGCCGCTGGCGTTACCCTGATTGACCCCGACAGCACCACCATCGACACCACCGTACGGCTCGAACCCGACGTGGTGATCGAGCCGCAAACTCACCTGCGGGGCAACACCGCGGTGGGGGCGGGCAGCCGCATCGGCCCCGGTAGCCTGATCGAAGACAGCCAGATTGGGGCCAACGCCACCGTGGCGTTCTCGGTGGTGAGCGAGAGCACGGTGGGCAGCGGCGCGCGGGTCGGCCCCTACGCTCACCTGCGCGGCGCAGCGATCGTGGGCGACAACTGCCGCATTGGCAACTTTGTCGAAATCAAAAAATCCACCCTGGGAGCAGGCACCAACGTTGCCCACCTGTCCTACCTGGGCGATGCCACCCTGGGCACCAAGGTCAATGTGGGGGCAGGCACCATTACGGCCAACTATGACGGGTTTAAGAAGCACCAGACTGTGATTGGCGATCGCACCAAAACCGGCTCCAACAGCGTTCTGGTCGCCCCCGTTACCATCGGCAACGACGTCACCATCGCCGCCGGGTCCGTCGTGCGCAAGGACGCCCCCGACAACTGCCTGGTGGTATCCCGCGCCCCGCAGAAAAACCATGAGGGCTGGCAGCCCAGGCACCTGAGGGAAGGGGAGAAGTAG
- a CDS encoding FTR1 family iron permease gives MDFTAALPTFLITLREGVEAALVVGIVLACLAKANRQSLNPWAYAGVGAGLAGSIMLGIALAMGLQQIQQGLPGLQMVVKPLLNVLFGAIAVIMLSWMLLWMTRQARSLKGELEGTVRSALDDSQTAGWSIFSLVCIAVLREGFETVLFVFTNVETSLAAGGGAIAGLLGAVLIGLALFGWGLRINLKRFFQVMGVLLLLIVGGLVISVCKNLDAALGNLSQINPAADLCFAQASCVLGPLVWDGSTILSDRQFPGIVLKTLLGYRDHLYLVQILAYLGFLGLVGSSYFRSLSPATDRPQKPAPSQS, from the coding sequence ATGGATTTCACCGCCGCTCTGCCGACCTTTTTGATCACCCTGCGCGAGGGAGTAGAGGCGGCACTCGTTGTCGGCATTGTGCTGGCCTGCCTGGCCAAGGCCAACCGCCAAAGCCTCAACCCCTGGGCCTACGCCGGGGTGGGGGCGGGGCTGGCGGGCAGCATCATGCTGGGGATTGCCCTCGCCATGGGGCTTCAGCAGATTCAGCAGGGGCTGCCGGGGCTACAAATGGTGGTCAAACCGCTGCTCAACGTCCTGTTTGGGGCGATCGCCGTGATCATGCTGAGCTGGATGCTGCTGTGGATGACCCGCCAGGCCCGCAGCCTCAAAGGCGAGTTGGAGGGAACCGTGCGATCGGCCCTGGACGACAGCCAGACCGCTGGCTGGAGCATCTTTAGCCTGGTCTGCATTGCCGTGCTGCGGGAAGGGTTTGAGACGGTGCTGTTTGTCTTTACCAACGTGGAAACCAGCCTGGCGGCGGGGGGAGGGGCGATCGCAGGCCTGCTGGGCGCGGTACTCATTGGCCTCGCCCTGTTTGGTTGGGGGCTGCGCATCAACCTCAAGCGCTTTTTTCAGGTCATGGGCGTGCTGCTGCTGCTGATCGTCGGTGGCCTGGTGATCTCGGTGTGCAAAAACCTGGATGCCGCCCTGGGCAACCTCAGCCAAATCAACCCCGCCGCCGACCTCTGCTTTGCCCAGGCCTCCTGTGTCCTTGGCCCCCTGGTGTGGGATGGCAGCACCATTTTGAGCGATCGCCAGTTTCCCGGCATTGTGCTCAAAACCCTGCTCGGCTACCGCGACCACCTGTATTTAGTCCAAATTTTGGCCTATCTGGGCTTTCTCGGCCTCGTCGGCAGCAGCTACTTCCGCAGCCTCAGCCCCGCCACCGACCGTCCCCAAAAACCCGCCCCCAGCCAATCCTGA